Proteins co-encoded in one Gouania willdenowi chromosome 1, fGouWil2.1, whole genome shotgun sequence genomic window:
- the elmod2 gene encoding ELMO domain-containing protein 2 — translation MLGCVWHYVYTSFLRYWLKWFIRQVTGTCELQRICDGYQAGAARATRTEYSLRSSKNKVLRAALETKKADLWPRVDLIMKEKNIKPQKDPQFKERLHICLLQITGYSSLFVSVENLRKEVFDSDNPEHEAMLMKLWHLLMPTVNLESRVTKQWGDIGFQGDDPKTDFRGMGVLGLSNLVFFSENYTMEARQVLSHANHPKLGYSYAIVGINLTEMVYSLLRSDALKPHFYNTVQGSPELQHFQQLYCYLAYEFDKFWVAEEPESIMQFNQYREKFHNIVRTHLQDPDVSLKLSVSAAN, via the exons ATGTTGGGGTGCGTCTGGCATTATGTCTACACGTCCTTCCTGAGATACTGGTTGAAGTGGTTCATCAGACAAGTAACGGGAACTTGTGAGCTGCAGAGGATCTGTGATGGATACCAGGCAGGGGCAGCCAGAGCCACAAGAACAG AGTATTCGCTGAGGTCATCTAAAAACAAG GTTTTAAGAGCAGCGCTGGAAACAAAGAAAGCAGATTTATGGCCACGTGTGGATCTTATAATGAAAGAGAAGAACATCAAACCGCAGAAAGATCCCCA GTTCAAGGAGAGACTTCACATATGTTTGCTCCAGATCACTGGATACAGCAGCTTATTTGTGTCAGTAGAAAACTTGAGGAAGGAGGTGTTTGACTCAGACAACCCTGAGCATGAGGCCATGCTGATGAAG CTGTGGCACTTGTTGATGCCAACAGTGAATCTGGAGTCCAGAGTTACCAAACAATGGGGAGACATCGGTTTCCAAGGAGACGATCCTAAGACTGACTTCAGAGGAATGGGTGTGCTGGGTCTGTCCAACCTAGT ttttttcagtgaaaactaCACAATGGAGGCTCGACAGGTTCTGTCTCACGCAAACCATCCCAAACTCGG GTACTCGTACGCCATAGTCGGCATCAACTTAACGGAGATGGTTTACAGCCTCCTGAGGAGCGATGCTTTGAAACCACACTTCTACAACACGGTCCAGGGTTCCCCAGAGCTCCAACACTTCCAGCAGCTCTACT GTTATCTGGCCTATGAATTTGATAAATTCTGGGTGGCCGAGGAACCCGAAAGCATCATGCAGTTCAATCAGTACAGAGAGAAATTTCATAACATTGTGAGGACTCACCTGCAGGACCCCGACGTGTCTTTGAAACTCAGCGTCAGCGCAGCAAACTAA